From the genome of Triticum aestivum cultivar Chinese Spring chromosome 3B, IWGSC CS RefSeq v2.1, whole genome shotgun sequence, one region includes:
- the LOC123070381 gene encoding receptor-like serine/threonine-protein kinase ALE2 isoform X6 — translation MGRRQGGNGWGVCAVLAVASVVSAVVILGGGGHQQSHAPAFGRKVLLSITSGHPQINLDNILHPSQLQVPTLQSLDVNKQYDHYAPSPTIKHEAVSASKQAVLPTMQPSVSPDHFYQSPEISPSIQSPATQRSNHHLQEQMSAASPSLPVEPHVSHAKTPAAAPFLPQPPWSSQPPPSSPSTGSQSTRPAPLPRIYGHSPSSFHTPPTGQDTLRVPVASPPGELPSKKKPPQEVVPPAPIAPGSSQDKDGISFARPPNNLPIHSRSPPKGTRETSHLTPAAPPLIHRAIQTPPQQRQRPHSNGPVASPRTTIHPANHGKANRVPVASPLKGRHHHSIPVNNTDGISGAPVVAPSKGRHHRSLPVNRTSVEGPVVSPQISPSIRRRGHGIPVAAPPKEPSSHVPPANHKHHKGSFPVISPAPHRTGNASATSHGHSGLDHSPAPAPLVLPPSNGKDGNPAYAPHHPHQYHSPSYSPEHALPPDNPAFRKPRALAPAPSHSLPPPPPNSYCTALNCKDPMTNSPPGTTCLCVLPIKVELRLGIALYTFFALVSELAQEIASGVFMKQSQVHVMGANAATEDPEKTIVLIDLVPLGASFDNTTTLSVFERFWRKQVIINPTDFGNYDVLNVQYPGLPSSPPSAPGNLNNSLSNGNDQRLHPLAADIGNHRETKGRGIIVIIVLSSIFALILCAGAALVIYFKLRNRHHLTEASLTPEKPADSAIAGSRLESRPISASPSFSSSIVAYKGSAKIFSLVEMDRATQRFDESRIIGEGGFGRVYEGILEDGERVAVKVLKRDDQQGTREFLAEVEMLSRLHHRNLVKLIGICSEEHMRCLVYELVPNGSLEFHLHGSDKDTALLDWDARLKIALGAARGLAYLHEDSSPRVIHRDFKSSNILLEHDFTPKVSDFGLARTAIGEGNEHISTRVMGTFGYVAPEYAMTGHLLVKSDVYSYGVVLLELLTGRKPVDMSRPPGQENLVTWACPFLTNRDGLETLIDASLGSSIPLDSIAKVAAIASMCVQPEVDQRPFMGEVVQALKLVCKEGSEFNESTSFSQDLHVQDAEIVSRASLDMDAGPMLSTEQFTASARYDTLDASGSFRRYSSSGPLKVGRTEHNRERGLSTGSSSEHCGLQRFRMDSE, via the exons ATGGGGCGGCGCCAAGGAGGGAACGGGTGGGGCGTCTGCGCCGTCCTCGCCGTCGCCTCGGTCGTCTCCGCTGTCGTCATCCTTGGAGGTGGAG GTCATCAGCAATCTCATGCACCTGCCTTTGGTCGTAAAGTTCTTCTATCCATAACAAGTGGCCATCCACAAATCAACTTGGATAATATACTTCACCCATCACAACTACAAGTTCCAACATTGCAAAGCTTAG ATGTTAACAAACAGTATGATCATTACGCACCGAGCCCAACAATCAAACATGAAG ctgtgtcAGCATCCAAGCAGGCAGTGCTGCCTACAATGCAACCTAGTGTTTCACCTGATCATTTTTATCAGTCACCAGAAATATCTCCATCTATACAGAGTCCAG CTACTCAAAGAAGCAATCATCATCTTCAAGAACAAATGTCTGCTGCTTCGCCATCTCTTCCAGTTGAACCACATGTGTCTCATGCTAAAACTCCGGCTGCCGCACcttttctaccacagccaccctgGT CATCTCAACCGCCTCCATCTTCACCTTCCACTGGCAGTCAATCAACACGGCCAGCTCCTTTACCCCGTATATATGGCCATT CTCCTTCTTCATTCCATACTCCTCCAACAGGCCAGGACACACTTAGAGTACCAGTTGCTTCACCTCCAGGAGAACTACCCAGCAAAAAAAAGCCACCACAGGAAG TAGTACCACCGGCGCCCATCGCTCCTGGATCTAGTCAGGACAAGGATGGCATATCATTTGCTAGACCTCCAAATAATTTGCCAATTCACAGCCGCTCACCACCAAAAG GCACAAGGGAGACTAGTCATTTAACTCCTGCCGCTCCACCTTTGATACACCGGGCCATTCAAACCCCCCCACAACAGAGGCAACGTCCTCATTCAAATG GACCAGTTGCTTCTCCAAGAACAACAATCCATCCTGCCAACCATGGGAAGGCCAATCGCGTTCCAGTTGCATCACCTTTAAAAGGAAGACATCACCATTCTATACCTGTAAATAATACAGATGGGATCAGTGGGGCTCCAGTTGTGGCACCATCAAAGGGAAGGCATCATCGTTCCTTGCCTGTCAATAGGACATCTGTAGAAG GACCTGTCGTTTCTCCTCAAATTTCCCCCAGCATCCGTAGGAGAGGACATGGCATTCCAGTTGCTGCACCGCCAAAGGAACCTTCCAGCCATGTACCACCTGCAAATCATAAACACCACAAAG GTTCCTTTCCTGTCATAAGCCCTGCTCCACATAGAACTGGTAATGCTTCTGCAACAAGCCATGGACATTCAGGTTTAGATCATAGTCCTGCTCCAGCACCGCTAGTCTTGCCTCCATCAAATGGAAAAGATGGAAATCCAGCGTATGCTCCGCATCACCCTCATCAATATCATTCACCTTCATATTCTCCAG AACATGCTCTACCACCTGACAATCCTGCATTTAGAAAGCCCAGGGCTTTGGCACCAGCACCAAGTCATTccttgccgccgccacctccaaATTCAT ACTGCACGGCGTTAAATTGTAAAGATCCTATGACCAATAGTCCTCCAGGAACAACATGCCTCTGTGTGTTGCCAATAAAAGTTGAGCTTCGATTAGGTATAGCACTGTACACATTCTTTGCATTGGTCTCAGAACTTGCACAAGAAATTGCATCTGGAGTGTTCATGAAGCAAAGTCAAGTTCATGTTATGGGAGCAAATGCTGCAACTGAAGACCCTGAGAAGACAATTGTCCTCATTGATCTTGTGCCATTGGGAGCAAGCTTTGACAATACAACAACACTTTCAGTATTTGAAAGGTTTTGGCGCAAACAGGTCATCATAAATCCTACGGATTTTGGAAACTATGATGTGTTAAATGTTCAATACCCAG GTCTCCCTTCCTCACCACCATCAGCTCCTGGAAATCTGAACAACAGTCTTAGCAATGGAAATGATCAAAGGTTACACCCACTTGCTGCTGATATAGGAAACCACAGAGAAACAAAAGGCAGAGGAATAATTGTGATTATTGTcctgtcaagtatctttgctttaATTTTATGTGCTGGAGCTGCATTGGTGATTTATTTCAAGCTTAGAAACCGCCATCATTTAACCGAAGCATCACTTACACCAGAAAAGCCTGCAG ATTCTGCAATAGCCGGGAGTAGGCTAGAAAGCAGACCTATCTCGGCATCACCGTCATTCAGCTCAAGTATAGTGGCATATAAAGGATCAGCAAAAATATTTAGTTTGGTTGAAATGGACAGAGCTACACAAAGATTTGATGAGTCCAGGATAATTGGTGAGGGCGGTTTCGGACGTGTTTATGAAGGTATTCTTGAGGATGGAGAACGGGTTGCTGTCAAAGTTCTTAAGAGGGATGACCAGCAAGGAACCCGGGAATTCTTGGCTGAGGTTGAGATGCTTAGCCGATTGCATCACAGGAACTTGGTTAAGTTGATAGGTATATGCTCggaggagcatatgagatgtttggtATATGAGCTTGTTCCAAATGGAAGTCTGGAATTTCACCTGCACG GATCAGATAAGGACACTGCTCTGCTTGATTGGGATGCCAGGCTTAAAATTGCACTTGGCGCGGCACGAGGTCTTGCTTATTTGCATGAAGATTCAAGTCCTCGCGTTATACACCGTGACTTCAAGTCAAGTAACATTTTGTTGGAACATGACTTCACCCCCAAGGTTTCAGACTTTGGCCTAGCAAGAACTGCTATAGGCGAGGGGAACGAGCATATCTCAACTCGGGTTATGGGAACTTTTGG GTATGTTGCTCCTGAATATGCGATGACTGGGCATCTTCTAGTGAAGAGCGATGTCTACAGCTACGGTGTCGTCCTCCTCGAGCTTCTTACGGGCAGGAAACCTGTAGATATGTCAAGGCCTCCAGGGCAAGAAAACTTGGTGACGTGGGCCTGTCCTTTTCTGACAAACAGAGATGGTTTGGAAACACTCATCGATGCATCACTTGGAAGTAGCATCCCGTTAGACAGCATCGCAAAAGTAGCAGCAATTGCTTCCATGTGTGTTCAGCCAGAGGTGGACCAGCGGCCGTTTATGGGGGAAGTTGTTCAAGCCTTAAAGTTGGTATGCAAAGAAGGCAGTGAGTTCAATGAGTCAACAAGTTTTAGCCAAGATTTGCATGTCCAAGACGCTGAGATTGTAAGTAGGGCAAGTCTGGATATGGATGCAGGCCCAATGCTGTCTACAGAGCAGTTCACTGCATCGGCGCGTTATGATACCCTGGATGCATCTGGTTCTTTTCGGCGGTATTCAAGTTCAGGTCCTCTGAAGGTCGGTCGAACTGAACACAACAGGGAGCGAGGCTTATCAACAGGTAGCTCAAGTGAACACTGTGGTCTACAACGATTTAGGATGGATTCAGAGTAG
- the LOC123070381 gene encoding receptor-like serine/threonine-protein kinase ALE2 isoform X2: MGRRQGGNGWGVCAVLAVASVVSAVVILGGGGHQQSHAPAFGRKVLLSITSGHPQINLDNILHPSQLQVPTLQSLGLTVKLSTPTSTDVNKQYDHYAPSPTIKHEGTFCNSDLLYVFLQSHVKIFFKHSRFFNGNGLHSLASSDEAVSASKQAVLPTMQPSVSPDHFYQSPEISPSIQSPATQRSNHHLQEQMSAASPSLPVEPHVSHAKTPAAAPFLPQPPWSSQPPPSSPSTGSQSTRPAPLPRIYGHSPSSFHTPPTGQDTLRVPVASPPGELPSKKKPPQEVPPAPIAPGSSQDKDGISFARPPNNLPIHSRSPPKGTRETSHLTPAAPPLIHRAIQTPPQQRQRPHSNGPVASPRTTIHPANHGKANRVPVASPLKGRHHHSIPVNNTDGISGAPVVAPSKGRHHRSLPVNRTSVEGPVVSPQISPSIRRRGHGIPVAAPPKEPSSHVPPANHKHHKGSFPVISPAPHRTGNASATSHGHSGLDHSPAPAPLVLPPSNGKDGNPAYAPHHPHQYHSPSYSPEHALPPDNPAFRKPRALAPAPSHSLPPPPPNSYCTALNCKDPMTNSPPGTTCLCVLPIKVELRLGIALYTFFALVSELAQEIASGVFMKQSQVHVMGANAATEDPEKTIVLIDLVPLGASFDNTTTLSVFERFWRKQVIINPTDFGNYDVLNVQYPGLPSSPPSAPGNLNNSLSNGNDQRLHPLAADIGNHRETKGRGIIVIIVLSSIFALILCAGAALVIYFKLRNRHHLTEASLTPEKPADSAIAGSRLESRPISASPSFSSSIVAYKGSAKIFSLVEMDRATQRFDESRIIGEGGFGRVYEGILEDGERVAVKVLKRDDQQGTREFLAEVEMLSRLHHRNLVKLIGICSEEHMRCLVYELVPNGSLEFHLHGSDKDTALLDWDARLKIALGAARGLAYLHEDSSPRVIHRDFKSSNILLEHDFTPKVSDFGLARTAIGEGNEHISTRVMGTFGYVAPEYAMTGHLLVKSDVYSYGVVLLELLTGRKPVDMSRPPGQENLVTWACPFLTNRDGLETLIDASLGSSIPLDSIAKVAAIASMCVQPEVDQRPFMGEVVQALKLVCKEGSEFNESTSFSQDLHVQDAEIVSRASLDMDAGPMLSTEQFTASARYDTLDASGSFRRYSSSGPLKVGRTEHNRERGLSTGSSSEHCGLQRFRMDSE; this comes from the exons ATGGGGCGGCGCCAAGGAGGGAACGGGTGGGGCGTCTGCGCCGTCCTCGCCGTCGCCTCGGTCGTCTCCGCTGTCGTCATCCTTGGAGGTGGAG GTCATCAGCAATCTCATGCACCTGCCTTTGGTCGTAAAGTTCTTCTATCCATAACAAGTGGCCATCCACAAATCAACTTGGATAATATACTTCACCCATCACAACTACAAGTTCCAACATTGCAAAGCTTAG GGCTAACTGTAAAATTATCAACACCAACTAGTACAGATGTTAACAAACAGTATGATCATTACGCACCGAGCCCAACAATCAAACATGAAGGTACCTTTTGTAACTCCGACTTATTATATGTTTTCCTTCAATCCCATGTCAAGATATTTTTTAAACACTCACGATTTTTTAATGGAAATGGTTTACATTCTTTGgcttcctcggatgaagctgtgtcAGCATCCAAGCAGGCAGTGCTGCCTACAATGCAACCTAGTGTTTCACCTGATCATTTTTATCAGTCACCAGAAATATCTCCATCTATACAGAGTCCAG CTACTCAAAGAAGCAATCATCATCTTCAAGAACAAATGTCTGCTGCTTCGCCATCTCTTCCAGTTGAACCACATGTGTCTCATGCTAAAACTCCGGCTGCCGCACcttttctaccacagccaccctgGT CATCTCAACCGCCTCCATCTTCACCTTCCACTGGCAGTCAATCAACACGGCCAGCTCCTTTACCCCGTATATATGGCCATT CTCCTTCTTCATTCCATACTCCTCCAACAGGCCAGGACACACTTAGAGTACCAGTTGCTTCACCTCCAGGAGAACTACCCAGCAAAAAAAAGCCACCACAGGAAG TACCACCGGCGCCCATCGCTCCTGGATCTAGTCAGGACAAGGATGGCATATCATTTGCTAGACCTCCAAATAATTTGCCAATTCACAGCCGCTCACCACCAAAAG GCACAAGGGAGACTAGTCATTTAACTCCTGCCGCTCCACCTTTGATACACCGGGCCATTCAAACCCCCCCACAACAGAGGCAACGTCCTCATTCAAATG GACCAGTTGCTTCTCCAAGAACAACAATCCATCCTGCCAACCATGGGAAGGCCAATCGCGTTCCAGTTGCATCACCTTTAAAAGGAAGACATCACCATTCTATACCTGTAAATAATACAGATGGGATCAGTGGGGCTCCAGTTGTGGCACCATCAAAGGGAAGGCATCATCGTTCCTTGCCTGTCAATAGGACATCTGTAGAAG GACCTGTCGTTTCTCCTCAAATTTCCCCCAGCATCCGTAGGAGAGGACATGGCATTCCAGTTGCTGCACCGCCAAAGGAACCTTCCAGCCATGTACCACCTGCAAATCATAAACACCACAAAG GTTCCTTTCCTGTCATAAGCCCTGCTCCACATAGAACTGGTAATGCTTCTGCAACAAGCCATGGACATTCAGGTTTAGATCATAGTCCTGCTCCAGCACCGCTAGTCTTGCCTCCATCAAATGGAAAAGATGGAAATCCAGCGTATGCTCCGCATCACCCTCATCAATATCATTCACCTTCATATTCTCCAG AACATGCTCTACCACCTGACAATCCTGCATTTAGAAAGCCCAGGGCTTTGGCACCAGCACCAAGTCATTccttgccgccgccacctccaaATTCAT ACTGCACGGCGTTAAATTGTAAAGATCCTATGACCAATAGTCCTCCAGGAACAACATGCCTCTGTGTGTTGCCAATAAAAGTTGAGCTTCGATTAGGTATAGCACTGTACACATTCTTTGCATTGGTCTCAGAACTTGCACAAGAAATTGCATCTGGAGTGTTCATGAAGCAAAGTCAAGTTCATGTTATGGGAGCAAATGCTGCAACTGAAGACCCTGAGAAGACAATTGTCCTCATTGATCTTGTGCCATTGGGAGCAAGCTTTGACAATACAACAACACTTTCAGTATTTGAAAGGTTTTGGCGCAAACAGGTCATCATAAATCCTACGGATTTTGGAAACTATGATGTGTTAAATGTTCAATACCCAG GTCTCCCTTCCTCACCACCATCAGCTCCTGGAAATCTGAACAACAGTCTTAGCAATGGAAATGATCAAAGGTTACACCCACTTGCTGCTGATATAGGAAACCACAGAGAAACAAAAGGCAGAGGAATAATTGTGATTATTGTcctgtcaagtatctttgctttaATTTTATGTGCTGGAGCTGCATTGGTGATTTATTTCAAGCTTAGAAACCGCCATCATTTAACCGAAGCATCACTTACACCAGAAAAGCCTGCAG ATTCTGCAATAGCCGGGAGTAGGCTAGAAAGCAGACCTATCTCGGCATCACCGTCATTCAGCTCAAGTATAGTGGCATATAAAGGATCAGCAAAAATATTTAGTTTGGTTGAAATGGACAGAGCTACACAAAGATTTGATGAGTCCAGGATAATTGGTGAGGGCGGTTTCGGACGTGTTTATGAAGGTATTCTTGAGGATGGAGAACGGGTTGCTGTCAAAGTTCTTAAGAGGGATGACCAGCAAGGAACCCGGGAATTCTTGGCTGAGGTTGAGATGCTTAGCCGATTGCATCACAGGAACTTGGTTAAGTTGATAGGTATATGCTCggaggagcatatgagatgtttggtATATGAGCTTGTTCCAAATGGAAGTCTGGAATTTCACCTGCACG GATCAGATAAGGACACTGCTCTGCTTGATTGGGATGCCAGGCTTAAAATTGCACTTGGCGCGGCACGAGGTCTTGCTTATTTGCATGAAGATTCAAGTCCTCGCGTTATACACCGTGACTTCAAGTCAAGTAACATTTTGTTGGAACATGACTTCACCCCCAAGGTTTCAGACTTTGGCCTAGCAAGAACTGCTATAGGCGAGGGGAACGAGCATATCTCAACTCGGGTTATGGGAACTTTTGG GTATGTTGCTCCTGAATATGCGATGACTGGGCATCTTCTAGTGAAGAGCGATGTCTACAGCTACGGTGTCGTCCTCCTCGAGCTTCTTACGGGCAGGAAACCTGTAGATATGTCAAGGCCTCCAGGGCAAGAAAACTTGGTGACGTGGGCCTGTCCTTTTCTGACAAACAGAGATGGTTTGGAAACACTCATCGATGCATCACTTGGAAGTAGCATCCCGTTAGACAGCATCGCAAAAGTAGCAGCAATTGCTTCCATGTGTGTTCAGCCAGAGGTGGACCAGCGGCCGTTTATGGGGGAAGTTGTTCAAGCCTTAAAGTTGGTATGCAAAGAAGGCAGTGAGTTCAATGAGTCAACAAGTTTTAGCCAAGATTTGCATGTCCAAGACGCTGAGATTGTAAGTAGGGCAAGTCTGGATATGGATGCAGGCCCAATGCTGTCTACAGAGCAGTTCACTGCATCGGCGCGTTATGATACCCTGGATGCATCTGGTTCTTTTCGGCGGTATTCAAGTTCAGGTCCTCTGAAGGTCGGTCGAACTGAACACAACAGGGAGCGAGGCTTATCAACAGGTAGCTCAAGTGAACACTGTGGTCTACAACGATTTAGGATGGATTCAGAGTAG
- the LOC123070381 gene encoding receptor-like serine/threonine-protein kinase ALE2 isoform X7 — translation MGRRQGGNGWGVCAVLAVASVVSAVVILGGGGHQQSHAPAFGRKVLLSITSGHPQINLDNILHPSQLQVPTLQSLDVNKQYDHYAPSPTIKHEASKQAVLPTMQPSVSPDHFYQSPEISPSIQSPATQRSNHHLQEQMSAASPSLPVEPHVSHAKTPAAAPFLPQPPWSSQPPPSSPSTGSQSTRPAPLPRIYGHSPSSFHTPPTGQDTLRVPVASPPGELPSKKKPPQEVVPPAPIAPGSSQDKDGISFARPPNNLPIHSRSPPKGTRETSHLTPAAPPLIHRAIQTPPQQRQRPHSNGPVASPRTTIHPANHGKANRVPVASPLKGRHHHSIPVNNTDGISGAPVVAPSKGRHHRSLPVNRTSVEGPVVSPQISPSIRRRGHGIPVAAPPKEPSSHVPPANHKHHKGSFPVISPAPHRTGNASATSHGHSGLDHSPAPAPLVLPPSNGKDGNPAYAPHHPHQYHSPSYSPEHALPPDNPAFRKPRALAPAPSHSLPPPPPNSYCTALNCKDPMTNSPPGTTCLCVLPIKVELRLGIALYTFFALVSELAQEIASGVFMKQSQVHVMGANAATEDPEKTIVLIDLVPLGASFDNTTTLSVFERFWRKQVIINPTDFGNYDVLNVQYPGLPSSPPSAPGNLNNSLSNGNDQRLHPLAADIGNHRETKGRGIIVIIVLSSIFALILCAGAALVIYFKLRNRHHLTEASLTPEKPADSAIAGSRLESRPISASPSFSSSIVAYKGSAKIFSLVEMDRATQRFDESRIIGEGGFGRVYEGILEDGERVAVKVLKRDDQQGTREFLAEVEMLSRLHHRNLVKLIGICSEEHMRCLVYELVPNGSLEFHLHGSDKDTALLDWDARLKIALGAARGLAYLHEDSSPRVIHRDFKSSNILLEHDFTPKVSDFGLARTAIGEGNEHISTRVMGTFGYVAPEYAMTGHLLVKSDVYSYGVVLLELLTGRKPVDMSRPPGQENLVTWACPFLTNRDGLETLIDASLGSSIPLDSIAKVAAIASMCVQPEVDQRPFMGEVVQALKLVCKEGSEFNESTSFSQDLHVQDAEIVSRASLDMDAGPMLSTEQFTASARYDTLDASGSFRRYSSSGPLKVGRTEHNRERGLSTGSSSEHCGLQRFRMDSE, via the exons ATGGGGCGGCGCCAAGGAGGGAACGGGTGGGGCGTCTGCGCCGTCCTCGCCGTCGCCTCGGTCGTCTCCGCTGTCGTCATCCTTGGAGGTGGAG GTCATCAGCAATCTCATGCACCTGCCTTTGGTCGTAAAGTTCTTCTATCCATAACAAGTGGCCATCCACAAATCAACTTGGATAATATACTTCACCCATCACAACTACAAGTTCCAACATTGCAAAGCTTAG ATGTTAACAAACAGTATGATCATTACGCACCGAGCCCAACAATCAAACATGAAG CATCCAAGCAGGCAGTGCTGCCTACAATGCAACCTAGTGTTTCACCTGATCATTTTTATCAGTCACCAGAAATATCTCCATCTATACAGAGTCCAG CTACTCAAAGAAGCAATCATCATCTTCAAGAACAAATGTCTGCTGCTTCGCCATCTCTTCCAGTTGAACCACATGTGTCTCATGCTAAAACTCCGGCTGCCGCACcttttctaccacagccaccctgGT CATCTCAACCGCCTCCATCTTCACCTTCCACTGGCAGTCAATCAACACGGCCAGCTCCTTTACCCCGTATATATGGCCATT CTCCTTCTTCATTCCATACTCCTCCAACAGGCCAGGACACACTTAGAGTACCAGTTGCTTCACCTCCAGGAGAACTACCCAGCAAAAAAAAGCCACCACAGGAAG TAGTACCACCGGCGCCCATCGCTCCTGGATCTAGTCAGGACAAGGATGGCATATCATTTGCTAGACCTCCAAATAATTTGCCAATTCACAGCCGCTCACCACCAAAAG GCACAAGGGAGACTAGTCATTTAACTCCTGCCGCTCCACCTTTGATACACCGGGCCATTCAAACCCCCCCACAACAGAGGCAACGTCCTCATTCAAATG GACCAGTTGCTTCTCCAAGAACAACAATCCATCCTGCCAACCATGGGAAGGCCAATCGCGTTCCAGTTGCATCACCTTTAAAAGGAAGACATCACCATTCTATACCTGTAAATAATACAGATGGGATCAGTGGGGCTCCAGTTGTGGCACCATCAAAGGGAAGGCATCATCGTTCCTTGCCTGTCAATAGGACATCTGTAGAAG GACCTGTCGTTTCTCCTCAAATTTCCCCCAGCATCCGTAGGAGAGGACATGGCATTCCAGTTGCTGCACCGCCAAAGGAACCTTCCAGCCATGTACCACCTGCAAATCATAAACACCACAAAG GTTCCTTTCCTGTCATAAGCCCTGCTCCACATAGAACTGGTAATGCTTCTGCAACAAGCCATGGACATTCAGGTTTAGATCATAGTCCTGCTCCAGCACCGCTAGTCTTGCCTCCATCAAATGGAAAAGATGGAAATCCAGCGTATGCTCCGCATCACCCTCATCAATATCATTCACCTTCATATTCTCCAG AACATGCTCTACCACCTGACAATCCTGCATTTAGAAAGCCCAGGGCTTTGGCACCAGCACCAAGTCATTccttgccgccgccacctccaaATTCAT ACTGCACGGCGTTAAATTGTAAAGATCCTATGACCAATAGTCCTCCAGGAACAACATGCCTCTGTGTGTTGCCAATAAAAGTTGAGCTTCGATTAGGTATAGCACTGTACACATTCTTTGCATTGGTCTCAGAACTTGCACAAGAAATTGCATCTGGAGTGTTCATGAAGCAAAGTCAAGTTCATGTTATGGGAGCAAATGCTGCAACTGAAGACCCTGAGAAGACAATTGTCCTCATTGATCTTGTGCCATTGGGAGCAAGCTTTGACAATACAACAACACTTTCAGTATTTGAAAGGTTTTGGCGCAAACAGGTCATCATAAATCCTACGGATTTTGGAAACTATGATGTGTTAAATGTTCAATACCCAG GTCTCCCTTCCTCACCACCATCAGCTCCTGGAAATCTGAACAACAGTCTTAGCAATGGAAATGATCAAAGGTTACACCCACTTGCTGCTGATATAGGAAACCACAGAGAAACAAAAGGCAGAGGAATAATTGTGATTATTGTcctgtcaagtatctttgctttaATTTTATGTGCTGGAGCTGCATTGGTGATTTATTTCAAGCTTAGAAACCGCCATCATTTAACCGAAGCATCACTTACACCAGAAAAGCCTGCAG ATTCTGCAATAGCCGGGAGTAGGCTAGAAAGCAGACCTATCTCGGCATCACCGTCATTCAGCTCAAGTATAGTGGCATATAAAGGATCAGCAAAAATATTTAGTTTGGTTGAAATGGACAGAGCTACACAAAGATTTGATGAGTCCAGGATAATTGGTGAGGGCGGTTTCGGACGTGTTTATGAAGGTATTCTTGAGGATGGAGAACGGGTTGCTGTCAAAGTTCTTAAGAGGGATGACCAGCAAGGAACCCGGGAATTCTTGGCTGAGGTTGAGATGCTTAGCCGATTGCATCACAGGAACTTGGTTAAGTTGATAGGTATATGCTCggaggagcatatgagatgtttggtATATGAGCTTGTTCCAAATGGAAGTCTGGAATTTCACCTGCACG GATCAGATAAGGACACTGCTCTGCTTGATTGGGATGCCAGGCTTAAAATTGCACTTGGCGCGGCACGAGGTCTTGCTTATTTGCATGAAGATTCAAGTCCTCGCGTTATACACCGTGACTTCAAGTCAAGTAACATTTTGTTGGAACATGACTTCACCCCCAAGGTTTCAGACTTTGGCCTAGCAAGAACTGCTATAGGCGAGGGGAACGAGCATATCTCAACTCGGGTTATGGGAACTTTTGG GTATGTTGCTCCTGAATATGCGATGACTGGGCATCTTCTAGTGAAGAGCGATGTCTACAGCTACGGTGTCGTCCTCCTCGAGCTTCTTACGGGCAGGAAACCTGTAGATATGTCAAGGCCTCCAGGGCAAGAAAACTTGGTGACGTGGGCCTGTCCTTTTCTGACAAACAGAGATGGTTTGGAAACACTCATCGATGCATCACTTGGAAGTAGCATCCCGTTAGACAGCATCGCAAAAGTAGCAGCAATTGCTTCCATGTGTGTTCAGCCAGAGGTGGACCAGCGGCCGTTTATGGGGGAAGTTGTTCAAGCCTTAAAGTTGGTATGCAAAGAAGGCAGTGAGTTCAATGAGTCAACAAGTTTTAGCCAAGATTTGCATGTCCAAGACGCTGAGATTGTAAGTAGGGCAAGTCTGGATATGGATGCAGGCCCAATGCTGTCTACAGAGCAGTTCACTGCATCGGCGCGTTATGATACCCTGGATGCATCTGGTTCTTTTCGGCGGTATTCAAGTTCAGGTCCTCTGAAGGTCGGTCGAACTGAACACAACAGGGAGCGAGGCTTATCAACAGGTAGCTCAAGTGAACACTGTGGTCTACAACGATTTAGGATGGATTCAGAGTAG